DNA from Desulfuromonas sp. AOP6:
GCCTACTGCTGTTTGATGAGCTCTGGGAACAGACCCTCGGCTTTTCCAGAACCCGGCACGAACGGGACGACAACAACGACCCCGATGCGACCCACCCCCTCGATCTCCTGCGCAGCTCCTACAAAGGCAGCCTGACCAAATTCGACTGGCAGCACAACCTGTACCTGCATGAGACCAACACCCTCACCCTGGGGCTGGAAACCGAAAAGGAAAAGGGAAGAAGTTCCTATGTCTCCGATGGCGTCTGGGGACCTTACGAAGATCATCTGAGCGAACAAACTGCCCGTACCAACGGCTACTACCTGCAGGACCAGATTCGTCTGCAGGACGCTTTTTTTGTCACTCTGGGGGTCCGCCTGGACGATCACAGTCGTTTCGGCACCGAAACGACCTGGCGGACGGCGGCCGCCTATCTCTTTAAAACCAGCGGCACCAAAATCAAGGGAACCTACGGCACTGGCTTCAAAGCCCCTTCTCTTTTCCAGCTTTATTCTTCCTACGGGGATATCAATATGAAAGCCGAAAAGAGCCAGGGTTGGGATGTCGGCATCGAACAGTCTCTTTGGGAGCAGAAACTGACCCTGGGTGCCACCTATTTCCGTAACACCTTCGACGACCTCATCGACTACGACTATGTATCCTGGAGCTATAAAAACATCGGTGAGGCCACATCCGATGGGGTTGAGCTGACCCTGGGATTGGACCCTGTCGAGGCACTGAGCCTGCAGGCCAGCTATACCTTTACGGATACGGAGAATAAGATCACGGGCGAAGATCTCCTTCTACGCCCCCGACACAAGGCCGATCTGAGCATCGGCTATCAGTACAGCCGCAAAGGGCAGCTCAATGTCCATGGCACCTATGTGGGCAAACGGGATGATTATGGCAGCGTCACGCTTCCCAGCTACACGTTGGTCAATCTGGCCACGTCCTACGACATCACCCCCAACATTCAGGTTTTCGGCCGCATCGACAACCTCTTCGACAAGAGCTATCAGGAAGTGGCGGGCTACGGCACGCCGGGCCTTTCCGGCTATGCTGGCGTCACACTCTCTTTTTGACAGCCCGGCCCTTTTTTGACATAGTCCAGACTATGCAGCCCTAACCAGGTCGGGGGATGCCATCCAGCTCATTGCAGCAATGGCATCCCCCACCTTTTCTTTTGGAAGCGGGCCCCATGACCCAGCGCCTTCTGACCTTTTTTCTCGTCTTTCTTCTGTGGGCGGGCACAGCCGTGAGCGCCACCTGGACCGACGCTGTCGGCCGCACGGTGCAGGTGCCTGAGCGCCCGCAGCGCATCGTCTCCCTGGTGCCAAGTCTTACGGAAATCCTCTTTGCCCTGGATCTCGGCGACAGGCTGGTCGGGGCGACCCAGTTCTGCACCTACCCCCCCGCCGCCGCCCAGGTGCCGCGCATCGGCAACTACATGCAGCCGAGTCTGGAAGCCATCGTCGCCAGCAATCCCGACCTGGTCTTCGCCTCCGCCGACATGGCGGCCCCGGCCCTGGTGGCGCAGCTGGTTAAGATGGGGATTGCCACCTTCGTCGTCGCTCCTCGTGACCTGGACTCCACGGTGGCGACCATCCGCACCATCGGCATAGTGATGGGAGAGGCCGCCACGGCCGACCAGCTGGCGCGGGAGATGGAAGAGGCTTTCTGTCGCATTGGCAAGGCTACCGAGAATCGGGCCCGGCCCCGTGTTTTGCTGGCGATCATGGTCAACCCCCTGACCGTAGCCGGCCCCAACACCCTGGGCCACAACCTGATTGAGGCGGCCGGCGGCAGCAATGTCGTTCCCGCCGGGCCCGGCCGTTATCCCACCTGGAGCATGGAAGCCGTGCTGGCCGCCGACCCCGATGTCATCATCGTCTCCCCCAATCCGGGTGAGGCCAACCCTGCCGCCCACTTCACCGCTTGGCCTCAGCTTCGAGCTGTCCGGGCCAATCGGGTGATCACCATCCCCGACCCGGACTGGGTCTACCGGCCGGGGCCCCGTCTGGTGCTGGGTATCGAAGCCATGGCCGGGGCGCTGCATGGCGCCGACCTGACGAAAAAGGCTGACGCATGCGCGCCCTGACCGGCCCCTTTCGCAACTCCGCCTGGCTGGTCATCCTCAGCGGATGCCTGCTCCTGGCCTTCGGCTTTTCTCTGTGGGCGGGTCCTCTGCGCATCCCCCTGACAGACATTATCGCCCTATTTTTCGGGGCGGAGACCGAGTCGGCTCAGGCCACCGTCCTGCTGAAGATCCGGCTGCCACGCGCCGTGCTGGCCGCCCTGGTCGGCGCCTCCCTCGGCGCGGCCGGCTGCGCCTTTCAGGCGGTGCTGCGTAACCCGCTGGCCGACCCTTACGTGCTCGGCGTTTCCGGGGGCGCCGCCCTTGGCGCCGTAGCCGCCATCTCCCTGGGCTTCGCCTCAGCCATGGTCTTGCCCGCTGCCGCCTTTGCCGGCGCTATCGGCGCCCTGGCCCTGGTCTACTGGGTAGCCCGCGCTCACCGCAGCACCCCGCACACGCTGATTCTCTCGGGGGTTATGGTCGGCAGTTTTGCGGCGGCCCTCCTCCTCTTTCTGCTCTGGCTGGCCCCGTCGGACCCCGTCCGCTCGGCGATTTTCTGGTTGGCGGGCAATTTGAGTCTGGCCGACCCGAACCTGCTCCCCTGGGCGCTGGCCTGGAGCGCCCTCGGCTTTGCCGTTCTCTGGTTTCACTTTCCCGCCCTCGACCTGCTGACCCAGGGGGAAGAAACCGCCGCCGACCTTGGCCTCTCCGTCGGCCGCGCCCGCCTGCTTGTCTTTGTCGCCGCCGGCGCCCTGACGGCCTGCGCCGTGGCCATGGCCGGTCTGGTCGGCTTTGTCGGCCTGGTGGTGCCCCATGCGGCTCGACTGCTCTGGGGCCCCGGTCATCGCCGCCTGCTGCCGGCCTCGGCCCTGCTCGGGGCCGCCTTTCTCATGGCGGCCGATGCTGTTTCCCGCCAGATTCTCGCTCCGGCCGAAGTGCCTGTCGGCGTGGTGACCGCCCTGCTGGGGGCTCCCTTCTTCCTTTACCTGCTGCGCCGCAGTGAGGGGGGCGCATGATTCGCGCTGAACGTCTCCGCTTTGCCTACGCCAAGGATCCGGTCCTGCAGGATGTCGATTTCGAGGTGCGCTCCGGCGAAATCCTGACGGTTCTGGGGCCTAATGGCTGCGGCAAATCGACCCTGCTGCGTCTGCTGCGTGGGCTGCTCAAACCAACGCAAGGGGGCATCTTCTGGGGGGAGCGCCCGGCCCACCGTATCCGCCGAGGCGAGATGGCCCGCCTGGCCGCTGTCGTCCCGCAGTTCACCGTGGCTTACTTCCCCTACACTGTGCGGCAGATGACCGCCATGGGGCGCTTTTCCCACGGCACCGCCCTGGGTCCCGAATCGAAGGAGGATCGTCGCGCCATTGAACAGGCCCTGGCCGTCACCGACACCCTGCACCTGGCCGATCGACTCATCACCGGACTGAGTGGCGGCGAGCTGCAGCGCGCCATCCTCGCCCGCGCTCTCGCCCAGCAGACACCGGTGCTGCTCCTTGACGAAGCGACCAGCCATCTCGACCTGGACCATCGCCTGGAGATCGCCGATCTGCTGGTGCGCCTCAACCGGGAGCAGGGGACCACCATTGTGCAGATTTCCCACGACCTCGACCTGGCCGCCCAGGTTTCCCATCGGCTGATGCTCCTCTCCGAGCAGGGCAAGCTGACTGCCCTCGGCCCACCCGCCGACGTCCTGACCCCGGCCAACCTGCGCAAGGTTTTCCGCGTCGATCTGCAGGTGGAAACCAACCCTTACACGGGTGCGCCCCGCGTCTTCCCCGTCTCCCAGCGGCGACAGTGGAGCGGAAAACCTCCCCGCCTTCATGTGATCTGCGGCGGCGGCCTCGGCGCCGACACCCTACGACGTCTGCATGTGGCCGGATGTAATCTGTCCGTCGGCCCACTCAATCGCGGCGACTCCGACGCCACCCTCGCGCTCGCCCTCGATCTGGATACCGTACTCGATGAGCCTTTCTGCCCTATTTCCGCAAAAGCCGCCGCCGCAGCCGGGACCCTGGCGCTTCAGGCCGCCGCGCTGGTGGTGGCGCCTACCTGGTGGGGGCCCGGCAACCTGATCTGCCTGCAGCTGGCCCTCGATTGCTGCCGGCAGGGCCGACCGGTTTTTCTCATCGATCCGCAACAGGAGCGGGACTTTACGGAGGGACAAGCCTGGAGCCTTACAGAGGAGATCAGGTCGGCGGGAGGCCAGGTCGTGGAAGATGCGGAAGAGGTGCTGAAGCACTTACGGCGGGATGTGTAAAAAAGGGGCCAGCGGCGTATATGCCGCTGGCCCCTTCTAAGTTGTGCATAGTTGATGGGGTTACCGATCCGTGAAGCGTGGCGGCCGTTTCTCCAGAAAGGCGCTCATCCCCTCCTTCTGGTCCTCGGTGGCAAAGGCCAGGGCGAAGAGTTCCGCCTCATAGGCGCAGGCCCGATCGAAATCCATCTCCAATCCATTTTCCACCGCCTGTTTGTTCAATTGCAGGGCCACGCGCCCTTTGGCCGCCAGCTTCTCGGCCAGGCGCCGGGCTTCCGATAGCAGTTGGTCGGCGGGCACCACCCGGTTGACTAGGCCGATGCGAAAGGCCTCGGCGGCATCAATGCGGTCGCCGGTAAACATCATCTCCTTGGCCCGCCCCTTGCCCACCAACCGGGCCAGGCGCTGGCTCCCGCCAAAACCGGGCAGAATGCCGATGTTGATCTCGGGCTGACCGAAACTGGCCGTCTCGCTGGCCAGACGGATATCGCAACAGAGGGCGAGCTCGCAGCCGCCGCCGAGAGCAAAGCCATTGACGGCGGCGATGACAGGTTTGGGCCCTTTCTCGATGGCCGAAAAAGTCTTCTGCACCTGCAGGGCCAGACGGCGAGCCGCCAGGGGATCGAGCCTCAACAGGGCGCCGATGTCGCCACCGGCGGCGAAGGATTTCTCCCCCGCCCCCGTCAGGATAATGACGCGCACATGGTCATCGGCCAAGAGTTTCGTAACGGCCCGATCCAGCTCATCGAGAGTTTGCTCATCCATGGCGTTGTGCACCCTGGGACGATTGATG
Protein-coding regions in this window:
- a CDS encoding ABC transporter ATP-binding protein encodes the protein MIRAERLRFAYAKDPVLQDVDFEVRSGEILTVLGPNGCGKSTLLRLLRGLLKPTQGGIFWGERPAHRIRRGEMARLAAVVPQFTVAYFPYTVRQMTAMGRFSHGTALGPESKEDRRAIEQALAVTDTLHLADRLITGLSGGELQRAILARALAQQTPVLLLDEATSHLDLDHRLEIADLLVRLNREQGTTIVQISHDLDLAAQVSHRLMLLSEQGKLTALGPPADVLTPANLRKVFRVDLQVETNPYTGAPRVFPVSQRRQWSGKPPRLHVICGGGLGADTLRRLHVAGCNLSVGPLNRGDSDATLALALDLDTVLDEPFCPISAKAAAAAGTLALQAAALVVAPTWWGPGNLICLQLALDCCRQGRPVFLIDPQQERDFTEGQAWSLTEEIRSAGGQVVEDAEEVLKHLRRDV
- a CDS encoding iron ABC transporter permease, coding for MRALTGPFRNSAWLVILSGCLLLAFGFSLWAGPLRIPLTDIIALFFGAETESAQATVLLKIRLPRAVLAALVGASLGAAGCAFQAVLRNPLADPYVLGVSGGAALGAVAAISLGFASAMVLPAAAFAGAIGALALVYWVARAHRSTPHTLILSGVMVGSFAAALLLFLLWLAPSDPVRSAIFWLAGNLSLADPNLLPWALAWSALGFAVLWFHFPALDLLTQGEETAADLGLSVGRARLLVFVAAGALTACAVAMAGLVGFVGLVVPHAARLLWGPGHRRLLPASALLGAAFLMAADAVSRQILAPAEVPVGVVTALLGAPFFLYLLRRSEGGA
- a CDS encoding cobalamin-binding protein yields the protein MTQRLLTFFLVFLLWAGTAVSATWTDAVGRTVQVPERPQRIVSLVPSLTEILFALDLGDRLVGATQFCTYPPAAAQVPRIGNYMQPSLEAIVASNPDLVFASADMAAPALVAQLVKMGIATFVVAPRDLDSTVATIRTIGIVMGEAATADQLAREMEEAFCRIGKATENRARPRVLLAIMVNPLTVAGPNTLGHNLIEAAGGSNVVPAGPGRYPTWSMEAVLAADPDVIIVSPNPGEANPAAHFTAWPQLRAVRANRVITIPDPDWVYRPGPRLVLGIEAMAGALHGADLTKKADACAP
- a CDS encoding enoyl-CoA hydratase-related protein, producing the protein MEFENLLVEISRGVAVLTINRPRVHNAMDEQTLDELDRAVTKLLADDHVRVIILTGAGEKSFAAGGDIGALLRLDPLAARRLALQVQKTFSAIEKGPKPVIAAVNGFALGGGCELALCCDIRLASETASFGQPEINIGILPGFGGSQRLARLVGKGRAKEMMFTGDRIDAAEAFRIGLVNRVVPADQLLSEARRLAEKLAAKGRVALQLNKQAVENGLEMDFDRACAYEAELFALAFATEDQKEGMSAFLEKRPPRFTDR
- a CDS encoding TonB-dependent receptor, yielding MKKHLLACLTLTLLLLPAGTPLAQPTEMETVVVTATKVETAAEEVASAITVITAEEMEEKQQRTVLDALRAVPALNVTRRGGPGQQTSIFLRGAEARHTLVLIDGVEMNDPIDPGRAFNFAHLSTDNIERIEVVRGPQSTLYGSDAMGGVINIITRRGAGKPSGYVSAEAGSYRTFEERAGLRGGNELVNFSLGVSRLDSDGISVADEKDGNREEDGYENTSVSTRLGLTPTDHLEIEAIARYQDSQTDIDNGGGIGADDPNHVLDSTEIFFRTQARLLLFDELWEQTLGFSRTRHERDDNNDPDATHPLDLLRSSYKGSLTKFDWQHNLYLHETNTLTLGLETEKEKGRSSYVSDGVWGPYEDHLSEQTARTNGYYLQDQIRLQDAFFVTLGVRLDDHSRFGTETTWRTAAAYLFKTSGTKIKGTYGTGFKAPSLFQLYSSYGDINMKAEKSQGWDVGIEQSLWEQKLTLGATYFRNTFDDLIDYDYVSWSYKNIGEATSDGVELTLGLDPVEALSLQASYTFTDTENKITGEDLLLRPRHKADLSIGYQYSRKGQLNVHGTYVGKRDDYGSVTLPSYTLVNLATSYDITPNIQVFGRIDNLFDKSYQEVAGYGTPGLSGYAGVTLSF